The following are encoded in a window of Platichthys flesus chromosome 11, fPlaFle2.1, whole genome shotgun sequence genomic DNA:
- the gnb3a gene encoding guanine nucleotide-binding protein G(I)/G(S)/G(T) subunit beta-3a, with protein MDEMDQLRKEADSIKDQITAARKAGQDTSLQEAVAGITVVGRVQLKTRKTLRGHLAKIYAMHWGTDTTLCVSASQDGKLIVWDSITTNKVNAIPLKSSWVMTCAYAPSGNLVACGGLDNMCSIYNLKGKDGNVKVMRELAAHTGYLSCCRFLSDSEIITSSGDCTCVLWDIETGTQKTVFAGHQGDCMSLAVSPDFKFFISGACDFTAKLWDIREDACRQTFSGHESDINAIGFFPNGNAVITGSDDATCKLYDLRADQELITYQDSSIMCGVTSLAPSLSGRLILAGHDDFNVNIWDTLKAERVGVLAGHDNRVSCIGVSTDGMACCTGSWDSFLKIWN; from the exons ATGGATGAAATGGACCAATTGCGAAAGGAGGCGGACAGTATCAAAGACCAGATCACC GCCGCTCGTAAGGCCGGGCAGGACACCTCGCTGCAGGAAGCGGTGGCTGGGATCACGGTGGTGGGCCGTGTCCAGTTGAAGACCAGGAAAACGCTAAGGGGTCACCTTGCCAAGATCTACGCTATGCACTGGGGCACTGACACCAC GCTGTGTGTCAGCGCCTCGCAAGATGGAAAACTCATAGTGTGGGACAGCATCACCACCAACAAG gtgaACGCCATCCCTCTCAAGTCATCGTGGGTGATGACGTGCGCCTACGCACCCTCGGGGAACCTTGTGGCTTGTGGTGGTCTGGACAACATGTGCTCCATCTACAATCTCAAGGGCAAGGACGGGAACGTCAAGGTCATGCGTGAGCTGGCGGCGCACACAG GTTACCTGTCCTGCTGTCGTTTCCTCAGTGACAGTGAGATCATCACCAGCTCCGGCGACTGCACTTG CGTACTATGGGACATTGAGACAGGAACCCAAAAGACGGTGTTTGCAGGGCACCAGGGAGACTGCATGTCCCTGGCTGTGTCCCCAGACTTCAAGTTTTTCATCTCAGGGGCGTGCGACTTCACGGCCAAGCTCTGGGACATCAGGGAGGACGCCTGCAGGCAGACCTTTTCGGGCCATGAGAGTGACATCAACGCGATTGGG TTCTTCCCAAACGGTAACGCAGTAATAACCGGGTCCGATGACGCTACCTGCAAGTTGTACGACCTGCGAGCCGACCAGGAGCTCATCACCTACCAGGACTCCAGCATCATGTGTGGGGTGACCTCCCTGGCCCCCTCCCTGTCCGGACGCCTGATACTGGCTGGCCATGACGACTTCAACGTCAACATCTGGGACACGCTGAAAGCTGAGCGAGTCG GAGTGCTGGCCGGTCACGACAACAGGGTGAGCTGCATCGGAGTGTCCACCGATGGAATGGCGTGTTGCACGGGGTCCTGGGACAGCTTCCTCAAGATATGGAACTGA
- the cdca3 gene encoding cell division cycle-associated protein 3 yields the protein MGSSESKMLVPAPVKPEPAIKNLHLGDLADPRSPSVGVDRTPIQVGGTVTGPSAAGKGECAMAFTDPRSPSVGINRTPVRDVMRAKVGSFARRLGLLLHNEADGRVSETPQKRFSKVEEEIFKPEELASTQPLVIPQSSEILSSLAEHADLLATPVPRPLQGATDSSPFVVLNEPQVEVELETEATLEEAEEARETPLHKRLSMSLITYHEGATSSQIFADVHQDCASPLPSVEVEPLSDGADHTYALPSSPVEPESGVEPSPTTAKADSPVQTSPEQPEEADKPSPLEETAEVVEACSLPPASASSEPTPVTPSPEQQQQVCSGIRCPTFDPKSPSQVVFKPQWLGKGFGASGLRVRAVKAGKRGSSPLAVRVAVKNATKENKGLTGKLKQKGTEGRSPLQILKESNSPRDRSQMKLKASTPDKQRHGPMDRRVLAVALDKENR from the exons ATGGGATCCAGTGAGAGCAAGATGCTGGTGCCTGCACCGGTCAAACCAGAGCCTGCCATCAAAAACCTTCACCTCGGTGACCTGGCAGATCCACGCTCCCCGTCAGTAGGCGTTGATCGTACTCCCATTCAG GTTGGTGGGACTGTGACTGGACCTTCTGCTGCGGGGAAAGGTGAGTGCGCCATGGCGTTCACCGATCCCCGCTCACCTTCTGTTGGTATCAACCGCACCCCCGTCAGAGATGTCATGAGAG CGAAAGTCGGGTCCTTCGCTCGCCGCCTGGGCCTGCTCCTCCACAATGAGGCTGACGGCCGGGTTTCTGAAACCCCTCAGAAACGCTTCAGTAAAGTCGAGGAGGAGATCTTCAAGCCAGAGGAGCTGGCTTCCACCCAGCCCCTCGTGATTCCTCAGTCATCTGAAATCCTCAGCTCCCTGGCTGAGCATGCCGACCTCCTTGCCACCCCTGTGCCACGACCCCTCCAGGGCGCGACTGACTCCAGCCCCTTCGTTGTTCTCAACGAGCcccaggtggaggtggagctaGAAACAGAAGCCAccctggaggaggcagaggaggcgaGGGAGACTCCTCTTCACAAGCGACTGAGCATGAGCCTGATAACCTACCACGAGGGAGCCACCTCATCACAGATCTTCGCTGACGTGCACCAAGACTGTGCTTCTCCTCTTCCTAGTGTGGAGGTGGAGCCTCTCAGCGATGGCGCTGATCACACTTATGCCCTTCCCAGCAGCCCAGTTGAGCCAGAGTCCGGCGTTGAGCCTTCACCAACCACCGCTAAAGCTGATTCACCAGTGCAGACATCCCCTGAACAGCCAGAGGAAGCAGATAAACCATCCCCCTTGGAAGAAACCGCAGAGGTAGTTGAAGCATGTTCTTTACCTCCTGCATCTGCTTCATCAGAGCCAACACCAGTCACCCCCagcccagagcagcagcagcaggtctgcaGTGGCATCCGCTGCCCCACCTTTGACCCAAAGAGTCCCAGTCAGGTGGTGTTCAAACCCCAGTGGTTGGGAAAAGGCTTCGGTGCTTCAGGGCTGAGAGTCCGAGCGGTTAAGGCTGGCAAGAggggctcctctcctctcgccgTCCGTGTGGCTGTCAAGAACGCAACCAAGGAAAATAAGGGACTGACTGGAAAACTGAAGCAGAAAG GTACTGAAGGCCGCTCCCCTCTGCAGATCCTAAAGGAGAGCAACTCGCCCAGAGACCGTTCTCAG ATGAAGCTGAAGGCTTCCACCCCAGATAAGCAGAGACATGGGCCGATGGACCGCAGAGTGCTGGCAGTGGCGCTGGACAAGGAGAACAGATGA